From Denitrovibrio acetiphilus DSM 12809, the proteins below share one genomic window:
- a CDS encoding SWIM zinc finger family protein produces the protein MQLTKLTEEQLKNISSSINLQRAENYVGKFHNCSVDSSFIKGTIRGNHGDYTVTLKIDTDPIEYECECEKGKDVFCKHAAALGLTYIYTPWVFASNQKLDRKALRTTEEIKFYIKTTSLKQLLDELKKINISISQLAELSGVPMKRIASLVKDDANGKHHNITDPLKLSCLFLLEKYS, from the coding sequence ATGCAGCTAACCAAGTTGACAGAAGAACAGCTGAAAAATATCAGCAGTAGTATCAACCTGCAAAGAGCTGAGAATTATGTGGGTAAGTTCCACAACTGCTCAGTTGACAGCTCCTTTATCAAGGGAACTATCAGAGGCAACCACGGCGACTATACAGTCACCCTGAAGATTGACACAGATCCTATCGAGTATGAATGTGAATGTGAAAAAGGAAAAGATGTTTTCTGCAAGCATGCCGCAGCTTTGGGGCTAACATACATCTATACTCCCTGGGTTTTCGCCAGCAATCAGAAGCTGGACAGAAAAGCACTCCGCACAACAGAAGAGATCAAGTTCTATATCAAAACAACATCGCTTAAACAGTTACTGGATGAATTGAAAAAGATTAATATTTCAATCTCTCAGCTTGCCGAACTCAGCGGTGTACCCATGAAGAGAATAGCATCGCTTGTTAAAGATGATGCTAACGGTAAGCATCACAATATTACTGACCCGCTGAAGCTTTCGTGCCTCTTTCTGTTGGAAAAATATTCTTAG